The nucleotide window ACCCCGCCAGTACTCGGCCTTGGCCAGGTAGGCGACCTTGCGCGGCGCCACCAGCGGGATGCCGATGCTGTCGATGAAGGACAGGTGGTTGCTGGCCAGGATCACCGGCCCGGTGAGCGGCACGTTCTCGCGGCCGATGACCGCCGGCCGGAACACCACGTAGACCAGCGGCCGCAGCACGAACCGCACCAGCAGGTAGAACACCGCGCCGTCGTCCCCCGTCCCGTGCCGCCCCCGCTCCGGTGCGGGGTCCGGTCGATCCTGCCCGACGCGCGCCGCACCGGGCGCGGCGGGGGACCGGCCTCAGGCCGGGTGGGCCGGTGGCGACGCGTCGTGCAGGATCTCGCGGACGTCGTCGGGCAGCGGGCTGCGCCCGCTGGCCGAGTCGATGATCAGCACGGCGACGTCGCGCACCTTGCGGTGGGTGTGGCTGGACATGTGCGCCAGGAGGTCGAAGGCGACCTGGTCGCCGCAGCTCATCAGCACCATCAGGATGCCCTTGGCCTGCTCGATGGCGGCCCGGCTGGCCATCGCGCTGCGCAGCTGCTCCACCTCGGTCCGCAGCTGCTCGAGGTCCTCGTCCTGGGTCGGGGCGGGCCGCCCGTCGGTGAGATCGACGGCGAGCCCGGACAGCGCCAGGACGGCGCCGGAGGCGTCGAGGTCCGGCTCGCAGACCAGCAGCAGCGAGCGGACGGCGCCGTCGGCCCGTCGGACCCGGTGCTCACGGGCGAAGGGCGTGCCGGTGCTGCCGGCGGCCAGCAGCGCCTCGCGCAGTGCGGCGCGGCCGTCCTCGGGGACGTGGGAGAGCAGCAGCTGCAGGCTCGGCCGCGCCGACCCGACCGGGACGCCGAGGAGGTCGAACAGCTCGGGCGACCACCACCACTGCTCGGTGGTGAGGTCGAGGCGGAAACGGCCGGCCACCCGGTTCGGGGTGCCCGGTGCGGGCGTGGCCCGGTGCACCCGTCCGGAAGTGGGGGAGGGCGTGGCCGCGCCGGCGGGACGCGGGAGTGCGGAGGTGGAGGACATCGAGGTGTGACCGATCTCTGCTGACGCCCCGGCTTCTCAGGGGGGCCGCCGAGCCGTGCGCTCGACTGCGACGGCCCATCGGCCCCTCGGGGTCGACCGCTCCAGTGATCGCCAAGTTACCGCCGGACGTCGGTGCGTGCACGTGCTCTCGGGAGGGGCGACCCGGCCCCGCACGGACAGGACGGTCGGCGTCTGCCCGGTGACCGACAGTGGTCAGCGGCGCAGCCGGCCGGCCGCGGCGACCGCCGCCGCCGTGGTCCACACCGCCCGGGAGAGGCGGACCGCCCGGACGACGTCCCCGCGCACGGGCGGGCGGCCGTCGCCGAGCACGGGCCGCTCCTCCACCCGGGTGCCGTAGACGTTGCGGCCGCCCAGCCGCAGGTCGAGCGCGCCGGCCAGCGACGCCTCGCAGCGCCCCGCGTTCGGGCTCGGGTGGGCGGCCCCGTCGCGCCGCCACACCCGCCAGGCGCCGGCCGGTGAGCCGCCCGCCAGCGGCGCGGTCAACACGGTGAGGACGGCGGTGAGCCGGGCCGGCACCCAGTTGACGACGTCGTCGAGCCGGGCCGAGGCCCAGCCGAACCGGGCGTACCGCGGTGACCGGTACCCGACCATCGCGTCCAGGGTGTTGACCGCCCGGTAGCCCAGCAGCCCGGGCAGGCCCGCGACGGCTCCCCAGAACAGCGGCGCGACCGCGGCGTCGGAGGTGTTCTCCGCGACCGACTCCACCGTGGCCCGCACCAGCTCGGCCTCGCCCAGACCGCTCGGGTCCCGGCCGGCCAGGGTGGACAGGTGCGCGCGGGCGGCGGGCAGGTCGCCGGCGGACAGGTGCTGCTCCATGGTGGCCGCGGCCCGGCCCAGCGAGGTGCCGCCGAGCACCGCCCAGGTGGCCAGCGCGGTCAACGCCGTCCGGGCCCCCGGCCGGTCCACCGTCAGCCGGGACGCAGCCAGCCCCAGCGCGACCGCCGTCCCGACGCAGACGCCGGTGTAGGTGACGCCCGCGGCACGGGAGTCGCGCCACATGCGGCGCTCCAGGGCGGCGGCGGCCTGGCCGAACCCGGCGACCGGGTGGCCGCGCCGGGGGTCGGCGAGCAGCAGGTCGGCGACGGCGCCGAGGGCCAGGCCGGCGGCGGTCGACAGCCCTCGGGCGGCGGCAGTGGACATCGGCGGCCACGGTAGGGCAGCCGCGCGACCCTAGGATCAGCGGTCATGCGCCTGCCCGGCCGTTACGACGGCGTCGCCCGCCCGATCGTCACCTACGGCAGCAACCCCGTGCTGCACCGCCCGTGTGCACCGGTCACCGAGTTCGACCGCGACCTGCGGCACCTCGTGCTGGACATGTTCGCCAGCATGGCCGCCGCCGACGGCGTGGGGCTGGCGGCCAACCAGATCGGCGTGGACGCCCGCGTGTTCGTCATCGACTGCCCGGACGCCGACGGTGAGGACGTCGTCGGCCTGGTGGTCAACCCGGTGCTGACGGTCCTCGACCCGGTGGACGGCGAGCCCGCGGTGGAGGTCACCGAGGAGGGCTGCCTGTCGGTGCCCGGCCCCTACGCCGAGCTGGAGCGTGCCTTCCGCGCCCGGGTCGACGGCGTCGACGTGCACGGCGACCCGGTGTCGATCGAGGCGACCGGCATGGCGGCCCGCTGCCTGCAGCACGAGGTCGACCACCTGAACGGCACGGTCTACGTCGACCTGCTGCCCGCCGAGCAGCGCGAGCTGCTGCTGGCCGAGGCCGCCGGCCCCGAGGGCGAGCTGCCCGCGTGAGCAGCCTGGTCCCCATCCGCCCCCGGTCCCGGGCATGAGCGCGCCGGAGGGGTGGACCGTCACGGTCGTCGGCATCGGCGCCGACGGGTGGGACGGGCTGTCCCCGGCGGCCCGGCGGGCGGTCGAGGGCGCCGAGGTGCTGCGCGGCAGCGGCCGCCAGCTGTCCCTGGTCCCGGAAGGCGTCGCCGCCGAGCGGGTGCCCTGGCCCTCCCCGATGGCGGTGGCGGTGCGCGAGCTGCCCGAGGCGCACCCCGGCCGCCGCGTCGTCGTCCTGGCCAGTGGTGACCCGATGTACTCCGGGATCGGCACCACGCTGGTGCGCTGGTTCGGCGCGGCGGCGGTCGACGTCGTCCCGCACCCGTCCTCGGTGACCTGGGCGTGCTCCCGGATGGGCTGGTCGGTCGAGGAGACCACCGTCGTCTCGGTGGTCTGGAAGCCGGTCGAGCTGCTGGCCGCCCAGGTGTCCCCGGGCCGCCGGCTGCTGGTGCTCGGCGCCGACGGCACCACCCCCGCCGAGGTCGCCCGCCGGCTCACCGACTGGGGGTACGGCGCCAGCCGGCTCACCGCGCTGTCCCAGCTCGGCGGCCCCACCGAGCAGCGGGCCACCGGGACGGCGGCCGCCTGGCCGCACGCGCAGACCGACCCGCTCACGATCACCGCGGTCGAGGCGGTCGCCGACCCCGGCACCGTGCCGCTGTCCACCGTCCCGGGGCTGCCCGACGACGCGTACCGCAACGACGGGCAGCTGACCAAGCGCGACGTCCGCGCGGTGACGCTGTCGCGGCTGGTGCCGCTGCCCGGTCAGCTGCTCTGGGACGTCGGCGCCGGCGCGGGCTCGATCGGCATCGAGTGGATGCGGGTGCACCCCTCGTGCCGCGCGGTCGCCGTCGAGTCCGACCCCGAGCGTGCGCACCGGATCGGGCAGAACGCCGCCCGGCTCGGCGTCCCGGGCCTGCAGGTGGTGCGCGGCCGGGCACCGGAGGCCCTCGGTGACCTGCCCGCCCCGGACGCGGTCTTCGTCGGTGGCGGCGCGACCGTCCCCGGCGTGCTGGAGAACTGCTGGGACGCCCTGCTCCCCGGTGGCCGGCTCGTGGTGAACGCGGTGACCGTGGAGAGCGAGGGCGTGCTCGCGCAGTGGCAGACGCGGGTCGGCGGCTCACTGACCCGGTTGCAGGTGGCGCAGGCCGCCCCGGTCGGCGGCTTCACCGGCTGGCGGCCGGCCATGCCCGTGACGATCTGGAGCGTGACCCGGTGACCGTGCACTTCATCGGCGCCGGCCCCGGCGCGGCCGACCTGGTCACCGTGCGGGCGGCCCTGCTGATCGCGTCGGCGCCCGTCTGCCTCTACGCCGGGGCGCTGGTGCCGCGCGAGCTGCTGGACACCGCCCCCGCCGGCGCCCGGCTCGTCGACACCGCCGACCTCGACCTGGACCAGATCACCGCGGAGCTGGTCACCGCGCACGCCGCCGGCCTGGACGTCGCCCGGCTGCACTCCGGCGACCCGTCGGTCTACAGCGCGATGGCCGAGCAGATGCGCCGGCTCGACGCCGCCGGGGTGCCCTACGACGTCGTCCCGGGGGTGCCGGCGTTCGCCGCCGCGGCCGCCTCGCTCAAGCGCGAGCTGACCGTGCCGGGGGTGGCGCAGACCGTCGTCCTCACCCGGACGTCGGCGCGGTCCACGCCGATGCCGCCGGGGGAGGAGTTGGCCGGCTACGCCGCCACCGGCGCCACGCTGGTGCTGCACCTGGCCGTGCAGCGCCTGGACGTCCTGGCTCCCGAGCTGGCCGCCCACTACGGCGCGGACTGCCCGGTGGCGGTGGTCGCCAGGGCCAGCCGGGACGACGAGCTGGTGCTGCGCGGCACGCTGGCCGACATCGCCGCGCAGGTGGCCGAGGCCGGCGTCCGGCGCACGGCGGTCGTGATCGTCGGCCGCGCGCTCACCGCGGACCAGTTCCCCGACAGCCACCTGTACTCGACGACCCGGGACCGCCTGAGTGGAGTGGATACGTCGGCGTGAGCGCGACGGGTCCACTCCGCCTAGGCGCGGCCGACGATGACGCCGGCGCGGTCGATGACCACGACGTCGACCTCGACCGGGGCGCCGAGCAGCACGCCCTCGGCGGTGCGCCGCGCGCCGGCGGCGACCAGGTCGCCCAGCGGGAGGCCGGCGGCCTGGCTCTGCCGCAGCGCGTCCAGGGCGGTGTTGGCCTCGCGGACGCCCTCGACCAGCGCCGCGTCGCCCCCGGCGCCGGCGACCAGGTCGGCCAGCGCGGCGAAGGAGACCTGCGAGCGGCCGGAGTGCAGGTCCAGGTGGCCCTCGGCGAGCTTGGCCAGCTTGCCGATGCCGCCGGCCACGGTCAGCCGCGGCACCGGGTGGCGGCGCAGGTACTTCAGCACCGCGCCGGCGAAGTCGCCCATGTCGAGCAGGGCGTCCTCGGGCAGGTCGTAGAGCTCCTGGGCGACCCGCTCGCTGGTCGACCCGGTGGCCCCGGCCACGTGCTCGCGCCCCGCGGCCCGGGCGACGTCGATGCCGCGGCGGATCGAGTCGATCCACGACGAGCAGGAGTACGGGACGACGACCCCCGTGGTCCCGAGGACCGACAGCCCGCCGAGGATGCCCAGCCGCGGGTTCCAGGTCTTGCGCGCCAGCTCGGCACCGTCGGCGATGGAGATCTCGACGAGCACGTCGCCGGTGCCACCGTGCCGGGCGGCGACCGCGGCGACGTGCGCGCTCATGAACTGCCGCGGCATCGGGTTGATCGCCGGCTCGCCGACGGCCAGCGGCAGGCCGGGCTTGGTCACCGTGCCCACGCCCTCGCCGGCCCGGAAGACCACGCCGCTGCCCGGCTCGCCGAGCACCACCCGGGCGGAGACCAGCGCGCCGTGGGTGACGTCGGGGTCGTCACCGGCGTCCTTGACGATGCCGACGGTGGCCTCGCCTGCGCCGAGGGACTCCCGGGCGAGCGCGAAGGCCGGGTGATTGTCGTGCGGCAGGTCGATGGTCACCGGGTCGGGGAACTCGCCGGTGAGGAGTGCGGTGTAGGCCGCGGTGGTGGCCGCGGTCGCGCAGGCGCCCGTCGTCCAGCCGTGCCGCAGCCCCGCGCTGCCGTCCCTGCTCACCCGTGCTCCTCGCTGGCGCTGGTCGCCCGCCTCCGCGGGGCTGCGGTGCCCCCTGATGAGCTCGCGAGCCCGCTCATCCTGCCCATGGTGCACGCGTGACCGGCCAGGTGGTGGTGCTGGGCGGCACCGGCGAGGCCCGGGCACTCGCCGCGGCGCTGCTGGCCGAGGGTGTGGACGTGCTCTCCAGCCTCGCCGGGCGCACCGCCGACCCGGTGCTGCCGGAGGGGCCGGTGCGGGTCGGCGGGTTCGGCGGTGCCGAAGGACTGGCCGCGTGGCTGGCCGAGCACCGGCCGCGGGCCGTCGTCGACGCCACCCACCCCTTCGCCGCGCAGATCACCGCCTCGGCGGCCACCGCGGCGGCCGCGCACGGGACCCCGCTCCTCCGGTTGCAGCGGCCCGGCTGGAGCCCCGGGCCGGACGACGACTGGCGGTACGTCGACTCGCTGGCCGCCGCTGCGGAGGCGGTCGCCGGCTTCGCGAGCGTCTTCCTCACCACCGGCCGGCAGGGCGTCGCCGCGTTCGCCGCGCTGCCCGGCCGGGTGTTGGTGCGCGCGGTCGACCCGCCGGACTCCCCGCTGCCCGCGGGCGCCACGCTGCTGCTGGACCGCGGTCCGTTCGGCGTCGCCGACGAGCTGGCGCTGATGCGCGAGCACGCGGTGGACGTCGTCGTCACCAAGGACTCCGGCGGTCACCTCACCGAGGCGAAGCTGACCGCCGCCCGCGAGCTGGGGCTGCCGGTGGTGCTGGTCCGCCGTCCGCCGCTGCCACCGGGGGTCGAGACGGTGGCGACCGTCGCCGACGCGCTGGCCTGGGTGCGGGCTCAGGCCGCCGGATGACGCGTGAAGGCCCAGGCGGTGACCCAGACGGTGCCGACGGTGAGCACCAACGCGCCGGGCACGTGCGCGCCCATGTTGCCGGCGTCGCCGACCGCGGCCTGGACGAAGCCGGCCACGAAGACGGCGGCGGACACGACCACCGGCCACCGCGCGCCCCCGGCGCGGGCGTGCAGCGCGGTGGCGACCACGAGCAGCAGCCCGACGACGTGCAGCGCGATCGCGCCGGCGGCGTGGCCGTCGCGGGCGCCGTGGTGGGCCAGCATCTGGCCGGCGGTCACGAACTGGACGAGCAGCACGACCACCGACAGCGCGGCGCCGGCCTGGACGGCGCGGATGGTGCCGGCGCTGCGGGTGGGCAGGGGAGCGGTCCGGGTCATCGTGGTCCCTCCGAGGGGGTCAACTGCTTGAGACTTCATGGAACCATCTCGACCGCCGGCGGGGAAGGGCCCGGCCGGCTGGTGCTCTTCGACCTCGACGGCACGCTGGTCGACTCGACGCCGGGCATCTGGGCCTCCATCCGGGTCGCCGCCACGGAGCTGGGCCTGCCCGCGCCGACGCCCGCCCAGCTGACGGCGATGGTCGGGCCGCCGCTCGAGGAGGGCTTCGCCGGCGCCCTCGGGCTGACCGGCGCGGACGTCGACCGGGCCGTGCTCGCCTACCGTGCGCACTACGCGGCCGGGGCGGTGCTCGACGCCACCGTCTACCCGGGCATCCCGCAGCTGCTGGCCGCCCTGCGCGCCGACGGAGCGGTGCTCGCCGTGGCGACGAGCAAGCCCGAGCCGTTCGCCGTCCGGGTGCTGGAGCACCTGGGGCTGCTCGCCGCCTTCGACAGCGTCCACGGCGCGACGATGGACGGCACGGTGCGGCACAAGGAACAGGTCGTCGCCGCCGCACTGGCCGCGCACCCGGACGGCGCGCGACCGGTGCTGATCGGCGACCGGCTGCACGACGTGCTGGGCGCCCGGGCGCACGGCCTGCCCTGCATCGGCGCCGGCTGGGGCCCCGCACCCGCCGGTGAGCTCGAGGCCGCGGGCGCGGTGGCCGTCGCGGCCACCCCGGCCGAGGTCCTGGCGGTGCTCGCCCGCACCTGACCGGACCCGGGAGGCAGCGCCCGGGCCCGCCCTGGTGACCGCCGGGGACGAGGACCGGCTGACGGTGCGGTCCGCCGTGCTGCCCGGACCGCGGCGGACTGTCGTACCCCCGGGGCACAGTGGTGCGCAGGGTGCCGTGGCAGGGGCGAGTCGCGAGGGAGAACGCAGTGATCGGTGAACGTCGGGCGACCGACCTCGACCAGCAGGACCTGGAGAGCGCGCTGCTGCGGGCCGCGGTGGGCGACTACGGGCTCGAGGCGGCGGTGCTGCTGCTGGTGAACTCGGGCACCTGGCTGCCGCAGCTGCAGGCGGCCGGGCTGGTGTCGATCGCGCTGGACGGCGACGCGGTCGACGGCGGCCCCTGGGCGGCCGTGCAGTGGGGCGACCTCGACGGTGCGCTGCGCGCGGGCCGGATCAGCGGCACCGGTGGGCAGCGCCGCCTGCTGCGCGCCGCGGCAGGCCTGGCCGAGGGGCAGCCGGTCGACCTGGCCGACCTCACCGCCGGCCTCGACCGGGGCGAGCTGGCCCTGCTGCTGGCCGCGCTGGCCCACGCCGCGGGCAGCCACGAGCACCATGACGTCGTCCGCGACGACGACGGGGTGCCGCACGACGGTGCCCTGCTGGGCCCGGTCGTAGCCTGGCCGTTGCGCGACTGACCGGGGCGACCGACGGGCACCACCGGTGGGCGTGACCCGGTCGGAGGGGTGAGCGACGCCCTTCCTGGGCACGATCATCAGATGACCAGCACGGCCGAGACACGGCTGCCCGACGCCCTGCAGCAGTTGCGTGACCGGGTCGCCGCTGCGCCGCTCGGCCTGGCCACCCAGAACCGGGACGAGGCCGCCCGCACCGCGCGCGCCGTGGTCGACCAGGTCGACGACTACCTGCTGCCCCGGCTGCGCGACCTGGACGCCCCGCTGCTCACCGTCGTCGGCGGCTCCACCGGTGCCGGCAAGTCCACGTTGGTCAACAGCGTCCTGCAGGCCCGGGTCACCACCCCCGGCGTGCTGCGGCCCACCACCCGGGCTCCGGTGCTGGTCTGCGCCCCGGCCGACCGCGCCGCCTTCGCCGGTGACCGGGTGCTGCCCGGCCTGGCCCGCACCACCGGCGGCGAGGCTGGCCCCGGCGGGCTGCAGCTGGTCGTGCACGACGGGCTGCCCGCGGGTCTGGCGCTCATCGACGCCCCCGACGTCGACTCCGTCGTGGAGGCCAACCGCGACCTGGCCGGCCAGCTGCTGGCCGCCGCCGACCTGTGGGTGTTCGTGACCACCGCGGCCCGCTACGCCGACGCCGTCCCGTGGGACCTGCTGCGCACGGCGCAGGAGCGCGGCACCGCGCTGGCCGTGGTGCTGGACCGGGTGCCGCCCGAGGCCGTGCGCGAGGTGGCCGACGACCTCGCCACCATGCTGACCAAGGCGCGGCTGTCCAGCGCCCGGCTGTTCGTGATCGAGGAGCGCCCGCTGGTCGACGGCTTCCTCCCCGACGACCAGGTGGCGCCGCTGCGCGCCTGGCTGCACGGGCTGGCTGCCGACGCCGAGCAGCGCGCCGCCGTCGTCCGGCAGACCCTCGCGGGTGCGCTGGAGAGCCTGGGCGACCGCGTCGACGTCGTCGTCGCCGGGGTGCGCGAGCAGGAGACCGCGGCGGAGGCGCTGTGGGCCGCGGCCGACGCCTCCTACGCCCGGGCGCGCGCCTCCATCGACGAGGCGGTCGGCAACGGCAGCCTGCTGCGCGGTGAGGTGCTGTCCCGCTGGCAGGAGTTCGTGGGCACCGGCGAGTGGATGCGCAGCCTGCAGGGCCAGGTGGGCCGGCTCCGCGACCGGCTGACCGCGGCGCTCACCGGCCGCCCGGCGCCGGCCGCGGACCTGGCCGGGGCGCTGGAGTCCGGTGTGGAGACGCTGCTGCGCGCCGAGGCAGACCGGGCCGCGGAGAAGACGGTCACCAGCTGGCGCTCGCTGCCCGGCGGCATCGACCTGCTCGACGGCCGGGAGACCGAGCTGGACGGCGTCTCGCCGTCCTTCGCCGGCGCCTCGGCCGACGAGGTGCGGGGCTGGCAGGGGTACGTGCTCGAGCTGGTGCGCGAGGAGGGCGCCGGCAAGCGGTCGCAGGCCCGGTTGCTGTCCTGGGGCGTGAACGGCGCCGGCGCGGTGGTCATGGTCGCCGTCTTCGCCTCCACCGCCGGGCTGTCCGGCATCGAGCTGGCCGTGGCCGGTGGCACGACCGCGGTCGGCCAGCGGGTGCTGGAGGCGGTGTTCGGCGATGCCGCGGTGCGGCAGCTGGCCGCCCGCGCCCGCGCCGACCTGGACGAGCGTGCCGCCCGGCTGCTGGCGGCCGAGCAGTCGCGCTTCGACCAGCTGCTCGACGACGCCGCGCCCGAGCCCGGCACCGACGACGAGCTGCGCGCCGCCGTGGCCGCGCTCGCCGCCGCCCGCAAGGCCTCCGCGTGAGGCTCGGGAAGCGGGAGCAGCTGTCCCTGACCGACCGGCTGGCCGCGCTGCGCGAGGCCGTCGAGGTCGCCGACGGCCGGCTGGAGGTGCCCGAGGTCGGCCAGGCCCGGACGCTGCTGGCCAAGGCCGGGGCCCGCGAGGCGCTCGGCGACGCCACCGTCGTCGCGCTCGCCGGGGCCACCGGCAGCGGCAAGTCCACGCTGTTCAACGCGCTGAGCGGTAGCGAGGTGAGCACCCCCGGCGTCCGCCGCCCGACCACCGGCATCGCGCACGCCAGCGTGTGGGGCGAGCACGGGTCCGACCGGCTGCTGGACTGGCTGCAGGTGCCGCGCCGCAACCGCGTCGAGTCCGGCGACCCGGCGCTCGACGGGCTGGTGCTGCTCGACCTGCCCGACCACGACAGCGTGCGGCTGGAGAACCGGCTGGAGGTCGACCGCCTCGTCGAGCTCGTCGACGTCCTGGTCTGGGTGCTCGACCCGCAGAAGTACGCCGACGCCGCCGTCCACTCCCGCTACCTGGCGCCGCTGGCCGGGCACTCCGGGGTGCTGGTCGTCGTCCTCAACCAGGTCGACCGGCTCGACGAGGCCGCGGCCCGCGCCTGCCTGGCCGACCTGCGCGGGCTGCTGGACCGCGAGGGGCTGGCGTCCACGACGCTGCTGGCCACCGCGGCCCGCACCGGCGCCGGGCTGCCCGAGCTCCGCGCCGAGCTGGCCCGCCGGGTCTCCGCGCGCCGGGCCGCCACCGACCGGCTCGCCGCCGACGCCCGGGCCGCCGCCGGTGCGCTCGCCGCGCACTGCGCGCCCGACGCCGGGGCCGACCGCAGCCGCGACGCCGACGAGCGCGACGGGCTGACCGCGGCGCTGGCCGACGCCGCCGGCGTGCCCGCGGTGGTCGGTGCTGTCGAGCGCTCGGCCCGCCGCCGGGGGACGGCGCACACCGGCTGGCCGGTGCTCCGCTGGACGTCGAAGCTGCGGGCCGACCCGCTGCGTCGGCTGCACCTGGGCAACGAGGACTCGCGCACGTCGCTGCCCCCGGCCGGCGCGGTGCAGCAGGCCGCGCTGGGTGCTGCCCTCCGCCGGGCCCGGGACGCCGCCGGGCAGGGGCTGCCGCAGGCGTGGCGCGACGAGCTGCGGCGCACCGCGGAGGTGTCGGAGGGCCGGCTGGCCGACGACCTCGACCGCGCCGTGGCCGGCACCGACCTCGGCCCGGACCGGACGCCGCTGTGGCAGCGCGCGGTCGGCGGGCTGCAGTGGGTGCTGATGGTCGTCGCGCTGGCCGGGGCGCTGTGGCTGCTCGGCCTGGTCGGGCTCGGGCTCTTGCAGCTGGACGACGTCGTGCCGCTGCCCCGGGTCGAGGGCATCCCGCTGCCCACGCTGCTGCTGGTCGGCGGCCTGCTGGCCGGGTTGCTGCTGGCGCTGGTGGCCCGGCCGCTGGTCGCGATGGGCGCGCGTCGCCGGGCCCGGCAGGTCAGACGCCGGTTGCTCGAGCGGGTCGGCGAGGTGGCCGACGCGCAGGTGGTCGAGCCGCTCAGCGAGGCCCGCGCCGACCACGGCCGGTTCTGCGCGGCGGTGACCCGGGCCGGCAGCTGACGGCTGAGGCCCGACCCGTCGGCCGGACCGGGGTGGTGGGGACGCTCGTGCTCTGCTGCCGTGACGTCAGCAGAGCACGAGCGCGCCGAGCAGCACCTGGTCGCGGCCCCGGAGCGTGCCGGCCGCGTCCCGTCGAGGGGTCGCGGGATCTCGTGCTCTGCTCACCACGGTGAGCAGAGCGCGAGGTCGGGCAGGGTGACCTGCCCGACCGGTCAGTGCGCCGACTGCGAGGCCCGCTCGGCGCGGGCGGGCTGCGGCGCCGGAGCGGCGTCGGCCACGGGGTGGCGGGCGTGCAACACCAGCCCGGCCACGGCCAGCAGCGCCAGCACGATGACCCCGGCGCCGTAGACCTGCGCGGTCCGCTCCAGCCCGATGTGCCCGGCGGCGATGCCCGCGGCGATCGCCGGCAGGCTGAACCCCAGGTAGCTGGCGGTGAAGACCGCGGCCAGCAGCCCGGCCCGGGCACCCGGCGCGACCCCGCGGGTGACGGTGGACATCGCGCCGAGGAAGGCGCTGCCGAAGCCGAGACCGGACACCACGGCGGCGACGAAGAACAGCGCCAGCGAGCCGGTCGCCAGGGCGGTGATCGTGCCGGCGACCCCACCGGCGAACACCAGCGCGCCGACGACCATCGCCCGGGCCGGGGCCACGCCGCGCATGCCGAGCGAGCCGACCAGACCGGTGCCGTTGAGGGCCAGCACGACCAGGCTGCCGACCAGGTGGTCCTGCACGCCGTAGACGCCGGAGACCAGCGACGGCCCGAGCGAGGCGTACAGCCCACCGAGCGCCCACGTGGCGATGAGGCAGGGCAGCACGACGACGAACGCCCGGCGCTGGGCCGGCGGCACGTGCACGCTGGGCCGCAGCGAGGCCAGCGCCCCCGGCGTCCGGGGGGAGGTCTCGGGCAGGAACACCAGCACGCCGACCGCGGCGACCAGGCACAGCACGGTGAGGGCGCCGAACACCCAGTCCGTCGGCGCGGGCAGCCACTCGACGGCCATGCCGGCGCCGACCGCGCCCAGCGACAGCCCGAAGCCCGGGGCGGCGGAGTTCACCAGCGGGCCCAGCGGCTTCTCCGCCCGCTGCAGGTCCAGCAGTGCGGCCCCGAACGCGCCGGTCATCGCGCCGGTCGCCAGCCCCTGCACGACCCGGGCGGCCAGCAGCCAGCCCACGCCGTCGGCGGCGAGGAACAGCACCATCGACACCGCCTCCAGCACCAGCGCCCCGGCGAGCACCGGCCGGCGGCCGACGTGGTCGGAGAGACCGCCCACCACCAGCAGGGACACCAGCAGGGCCAGCGCGTAGACGGCGAAGACGACGGTGATCACGCCCGAGCCGAAGCCGAACTGCTCGGCGTAGACCCGGTAGAGCGGCGAGGGCACCCCGGACGCGGCGAGCACGAGGACCAGCAGGACGGTGACCGTCCAGAAGGCAGCAGGACGGCCGAGCTGTCGACGGGGCACGACCCGGTGCAAGCCGCAACGGACCCCCGGTGTTCCCCGGGGAGGCCATGTCGGCGGACACGGCCCCCGGAGGCCTCAGCCGGGGTAGCGGCGGGAGGTGAAGACCCGGCCGGCGGCGGTGACCTGGGTCTGCGTGGAGCCGATGAGCACCAGGCAGCGCATGTCGACCGTCTCGGGGTCGAGCTCGCCGAGGGTGGTGACGGTGACCGTCTCCTCCGGGCCGCCGACGTCCCGGCCGACGACCACCACCGTCTCCGGCTTCCGCACCTCGAGCAGGGCCTGCAGCGCCTCGCCCAGCTGGTGCGGCCGGGCCTTGGACCGCGGGTTGTACAGCGCCAGGACCAGGTCCGCCGACGCGGCAGCCCGCAGCCGGTCCAGGACGACGTCCCAGGGCTTGAGGACGTCGGACAGCGAGATGACCGCGAAGTCGTGGCCGAGCGGCGCCCCGACCCGGGAGGCGACCGCCTGCGCCGCGGTCAGCCCGGGCAGCACCCGCACCTCGACGTCGGCGTACTCGGGCTGGGCGGCCACCTCGAGCACGGCCGCGGCCATCGCGAAGACGCCCGGGTCGCCGCTGGAGACCACCGCCACCCGCC belongs to Modestobacter sp. L9-4 and includes:
- a CDS encoding cobalamin biosynthesis protein; translation: MSTAAARGLSTAAGLALGAVADLLLADPRRGHPVAGFGQAAAALERRMWRDSRAAGVTYTGVCVGTAVALGLAASRLTVDRPGARTALTALATWAVLGGTSLGRAAATMEQHLSAGDLPAARAHLSTLAGRDPSGLGEAELVRATVESVAENTSDAAVAPLFWGAVAGLPGLLGYRAVNTLDAMVGYRSPRYARFGWASARLDDVVNWVPARLTAVLTVLTAPLAGGSPAGAWRVWRRDGAAHPSPNAGRCEASLAGALDLRLGGRNVYGTRVEERPVLGDGRPPVRGDVVRAVRLSRAVWTTAAAVAAAGRLRR
- the cobM gene encoding precorrin-4 C(11)-methyltransferase; protein product: MTVHFIGAGPGAADLVTVRAALLIASAPVCLYAGALVPRELLDTAPAGARLVDTADLDLDQITAELVTAHAAGLDVARLHSGDPSVYSAMAEQMRRLDAAGVPYDVVPGVPAFAAAAASLKRELTVPGVAQTVVLTRTSARSTPMPPGEELAGYAATGATLVLHLAVQRLDVLAPELAAHYGADCPVAVVARASRDDELVLRGTLADIAAQVAEAGVRRTAVVIVGRALTADQFPDSHLYSTTRDRLSGVDTSA
- the cbiE gene encoding precorrin-6y C5,15-methyltransferase (decarboxylating) subunit CbiE, encoding MSAPEGWTVTVVGIGADGWDGLSPAARRAVEGAEVLRGSGRQLSLVPEGVAAERVPWPSPMAVAVRELPEAHPGRRVVVLASGDPMYSGIGTTLVRWFGAAAVDVVPHPSSVTWACSRMGWSVEETTVVSVVWKPVELLAAQVSPGRRLLVLGADGTTPAEVARRLTDWGYGASRLTALSQLGGPTEQRATGTAAAWPHAQTDPLTITAVEAVADPGTVPLSTVPGLPDDAYRNDGQLTKRDVRAVTLSRLVPLPGQLLWDVGAGAGSIGIEWMRVHPSCRAVAVESDPERAHRIGQNAARLGVPGLQVVRGRAPEALGDLPAPDAVFVGGGATVPGVLENCWDALLPGGRLVVNAVTVESEGVLAQWQTRVGGSLTRLQVAQAAPVGGFTGWRPAMPVTIWSVTR
- the def gene encoding peptide deformylase, translated to MRLPGRYDGVARPIVTYGSNPVLHRPCAPVTEFDRDLRHLVLDMFASMAAADGVGLAANQIGVDARVFVIDCPDADGEDVVGLVVNPVLTVLDPVDGEPAVEVTEEGCLSVPGPYAELERAFRARVDGVDVHGDPVSIEATGMAARCLQHEVDHLNGTVYVDLLPAEQRELLLAEAAGPEGELPA
- a CDS encoding cobalt-precorrin-5B (C(1))-methyltransferase, with the protein product MSRDGSAGLRHGWTTGACATAATTAAYTALLTGEFPDPVTIDLPHDNHPAFALARESLGAGEATVGIVKDAGDDPDVTHGALVSARVVLGEPGSGVVFRAGEGVGTVTKPGLPLAVGEPAINPMPRQFMSAHVAAVAARHGGTGDVLVEISIADGAELARKTWNPRLGILGGLSVLGTTGVVVPYSCSSWIDSIRRGIDVARAAGREHVAGATGSTSERVAQELYDLPEDALLDMGDFAGAVLKYLRRHPVPRLTVAGGIGKLAKLAEGHLDLHSGRSQVSFAALADLVAGAGGDAALVEGVREANTALDALRQSQAAGLPLGDLVAAGARRTAEGVLLGAPVEVDVVVIDRAGVIVGRA
- a CDS encoding ANTAR domain-containing protein, producing the protein MAGRFRLDLTTEQWWWSPELFDLLGVPVGSARPSLQLLLSHVPEDGRAALREALLAAGSTGTPFAREHRVRRADGAVRSLLLVCEPDLDASGAVLALSGLAVDLTDGRPAPTQDEDLEQLRTEVEQLRSAMASRAAIEQAKGILMVLMSCGDQVAFDLLAHMSSHTHRKVRDVAVLIIDSASGRSPLPDDVREILHDASPPAHPA